In Haemorhous mexicanus isolate bHaeMex1 chromosome 6, bHaeMex1.pri, whole genome shotgun sequence, a single window of DNA contains:
- the LOC132329518 gene encoding heme-binding protein 2-like yields METGGCRMGGAGPGGPAAITLEELDGLAEESPDSAYHSHGSSLEEEAAERMDDEEQERLLSYWQSVGRGHQVDVPRDMAEPIQQLTRNNNPQERQSIPFTLIQRKEKLGDLLYEKRHYGKAKWACIKMKEKQYEQSICLGFMKLMRYICEQNSSGLYLGITVPIVTIVHTNEAQSAMSQAVTVAYYLPEVLQDQPPHPFDSDIIIEEWPATIVYSRSFRGITNEDSIMREINLLAAILESPELCLRDTFIIAGYTNPAAANRHNEIWFLQRP; encoded by the exons ATGGAGACGGGCGGGTGCCGCATGGGCGGCGCGGGGcccggcggccccgccgcgATCACGCTGGAGGAGCTGGACGGGCTGGCCGAGGAGAGCCCCGACTCGGCGTACCACAGCCACggcagcagcctggaggaggaggcggcCGAGCGCATGGACGACGAGGAGCAGGAGCGGCTGCTGAGCTACTGGCAGAGCGTGGGCCGGGGGCACCAGGTGGACGTGCCCCGAG ACATGGCAGAGCCCATCCAGCAGCTGACCAGGAATAACAACccccaggagaggcagagcatCCCCTTCACCCTGATCCAGCGCAAGGAGAAG CTGGGAGATCTGCTCTATGAGAAAAGGCACTATGGGAAAGCCAAGTGGGCCTGTATCAAAATGAAAGAGAAGCAGTACGAGCAGAGCATCTGCCTCGGGTTCATGAAGCTCATGAGGTACATCTGTGAGCAGAACTCCTCAG GGCTGTACCTGGGCATCACCGTGCCCATCGTGACCATTGTGCACACCAACGAGGCGCAGTCGGCCATGAGCCAGGCGGTGACAGTGGCCTATTACCTGCCCGAGGTGCTGCAGGACCAGCCCCCACACCCCTTCGACTCTGACATCATCATCGAGGAGTGGCCTGCCACCATTGTCTACAGCAG GAGCTTCCGAGGGATCACCAACGAGGACTCCATCATGAGAGAGATCAACCTGCTGGCAGCCATCCTGGAGAGCCCCGAGCTGTGCCTGCGGGACACGTTCATCATCGCCGGCTACACCAACCCCGCGGCCGCCAACCGCCACAACGAGATCTGGTTCCTGCAGcggccctga
- the FKBP3 gene encoding peptidyl-prolyl cis-trans isomerase FKBP3 yields the protein MAAAAGPAQPWSAEELRSEALAKKEIIKFLQEHAAQAFLAEHKLLGQVKNVAKTANKEQLIAAYTQLFHTQRFKGTDGAEKAAEKTKPAKAEEAKGKAVKAEEAVEEGPPKYTKSILKKGDKTNFPKKGDTVHCWYTGKLQDGTVFDTNIQSSSKKKKAAKPLSFKVGVGKVIRGWDEALLTMSKGEKAQLEIEPEWAYGKKGQPDAKIPPNAKLFFEVELVDIE from the exons atggcggcggccgcgggccCGGCGCAGCCCTGGAGCGCCGAGGAGCTGCGGAGCGAGGCGCTGGCCAAGAAGGAGATCATcaaattcctgcaggagcacGCGGCGCAGGCG TTCCTGGCGGAGCACAagctgctggggcaggtgaAGAACGTGGCGAAGACGGCGAACAAGGAGCAGCTGATCGCGGCTTACACGCAGCTCTTCCACACGCAG CGCTTCAAGGGCACGGACGGCGCCGAGAAGGCGGCGGAGAAGACGAAGCCGGCCAAGGCGGAGGAGGCCAAGGGGAAGGCGGTGAAGGCTGAGGAGGCTGTGGAGGAG GGGCCACCAAAGTACACGAAATCCATTTTAAAGAAGGGTGATAAAACCAACTTCCCGAAGAAGGGAGACACTGTCCACTGCTGGTACACTGGAAAGCTGCAGGATGGGACAGTCTTCGATACCAATATTCAATCAA gttcaaagaagaaaaaagcagccaAGCCCTTGAGTTTCAAAGTTGGTGTAGGAAAAGTGATCCGAGGT TGGGATGAGGCCCTGCTGACCATGAGCAAAGGAGAGAAGGCCCAGCTGGAGATCGAGCCCGAGTGGGCCTATGGCAAGAAGGGGCAGCCCGATGCCAA GATCCCACCAAATGCAAAACTCTTCTTTGAAGTGGAGCTGGTGGATATTGAATGA